Proteins from a genomic interval of Lolium perenne isolate Kyuss_39 chromosome 1, Kyuss_2.0, whole genome shotgun sequence:
- the LOC127327259 gene encoding uncharacterized protein, protein MAASLSALFPTGLVCFLYLFIFFNSLPLVICNDEIENDRQALLCFRSQLSGPAEVFASWSSSNASMEFCHWHGVTCSAWPPRRIIVIDLASQGITGSIPPCVANLTYLTKLQLSNNSFLGVIPSELGLLSRLSSLNLSMNNLGGNIPSELSACSQLQILDLRNNSLQGEIPPSLSQCKQLQEINFGNNKLQGSIPSAFGQLPELRKLVLARNSLTGTIPLSLGSSSRNLTYVNLARNDLTGVIPESLANTVYLEVLILMSNSLTGEIPKALFNISSLTDIYLQQNSLVGHIPSFTAISAPIKYLSLSNNYLSGTIPSSLGNLSSLLYLRLTHNNLVGTIPESLGHIPTLKLLTLSVNNLSGVVPASLFNMSSLTFLGMANNSLVGRLPSNIGDTLPNMQGLILSTNMFHGPIPASLTSAYHLSQLYLYNNSLTGLIPFFGSLPKLEEIDLSYNNLEAGSWDFLSSLSNCSRLTMLLLAGNNFEGELPSSIANLSISLQWLQLNENKISGPIPTEIGNLKGLTMLYMDYNLLTGDIPPTIGNLNSLVDLTFAKNRLSGHIPGNIGNLVELNFLKLDGNNLSGRIPGSIGRCTQLQKINLSYNSLDGSIPSKLFNTYLLYEEFDLSHNYLSGEMPEEVGKLINLKKISISNNRLYGSIPSTLAQCLVLEYLEMQNNFFVGSIPQSFVHLVGIKQMDISKNNLSGKIPAFLANLSSLQDLNLSFNNFYGAVPRGGIFDNAGALSIEGNDQLCESIPKRGMPLCPSMVNRKRKHKSLLLVLEILMPIVVVIIILACIAKNYWRKRMHINSHLRRSVRCIKKISYEDIVSATDSFCSEHLIGSGSFGKVYKGSLQFQEDQVAIKILNLDIYGADRSFNAECEALRNVRHRNVVKIITTCSSVDSTGEDFKAIVFQYMPNGNLEMWLHPKGGASENNILTLNQRVNICLDVAFALDYIHNQCASPLIHCDLKPSNILLDRDMTAYVSDFGISRSPNAYQDGATSLAGLKGSIGYIPPEYGMNEQVSTKGDVYSFGVLLLQMVTGCSPTDEKFKDGTTLHEIVGRAFSKSIHEVIDPEILQDDRNAADVMERCVIPLVRIALSCSMASPKARPEMGQVCNEILKIKCEASKMLETYFTRMVSANTS, encoded by the exons ATGGCAGCCTCTCTGAGTGCCTTGTTTCCAACTGGCCTTGTCTGCTTTCTCtacctcttcatcttcttcaacagCCTACCGTTAGTCATCTGCAACGATGAAATCGAAAATGATAGACAAGCTCTCCTTTGCTTCAGGTCACAACTCTCAGGTCCAGCCGAGGTTTTTGCTTCATGGAGCAGCAGCAACGCGTCCATGGAGTTCTGCCACTGGCACGGGGTAACTTGCAGCGCATGGCCTCCCCGTCGCATCATCGTGATAGACCTTGCATCACAAGGCATCACAGGCTCCATTCCACCTTGTGTTGCCAACCTCACGTATCTTACAAAGCTCCAACTGTCGAATAACAGCTTCCTTGGTGTCATACCGTCCGAACTGGGCCTCCTGAGCCGACTCAGCAGCCTCAACCTCAGCATGAACAATTTAGGAGGTAACATACCATCCGAACTCTCTGCATGTTCTCAACTTCAAATCCTAGATCTGCGGAACAACTCCCTCCAGGGAGAGATCCCACCTAGCCTAAGCCAATGCAAGCAGCTCCAAGAGATCAACTTCGGCAACAACAAGCTCCAAGGGAGCATTCCTTCTGCTTTTGGACAGCTTCCTGAGCTGCGCAAACTTGTTCTCGCACGTAATAGTCTAACCGGGACTataccgttgtctttgggcagcAGCAGCCGTAACCTCACATATGTCAATCTTGCGAGGAATGATCTCACAGGTGTCATCCCGGAGTCCCTAGCAAATACTGTGTATCTTGAAGTGCTTATACTCATGAGTAATAGTCTTACTGGAGAAATCCCAAAGGCTCTATTCAACATTTCATCACTTACTGACATCTACCTCCAACAGAACAGTCTTGTTGGTCATATACCTTCTTTCACAGCCATATCTGCCCCTATTAAATATCTCTCTTTAAGCAATAACTATCTCTCAGGGACAATACCTTCCTCATTAGGGAACCTTTCCTCTCTGCTTTATCTTCGACTTACACATAATAATTTAGTTGGGACCATCCCAGAGAGCTTGGGTCATATTCCAACACTAAAGCTCCTGACCCTGAGTGTAAACAACTTATCTGGAGTAGTTCCAGCATCTCTCTTCAACATGTCTTCCTTGACATTCCTTGGCATGGCAAACAACTCACTCGTTGGAAGATTACCCTCTAATATTGGAGACACACTCCCAAATATGCAGGGATTAATCCTCTCAACCAACATGTTTCATGGTCCAATACCAGCTTCTCTTACCAGTGCTTACCACCTAAGTCAGCTTTACCTATACAACAATAGCCTAACTGGGTTGATACCATTCTTCGGTTCATTGCCAAAATTGGAGGAAATTGATTTGTCATACAACAACCTAGAAGCAGGTAGCTGGGACTTTCTCTCTTCACTCTCCAATTGCTCTAGATTGACTATGTTGCTGCTGGCTGGGAACAATTTTGAAGGGGAATTGCCAAGCTCAATCGCCAATCTTTCTATTAGCCTTCAGTGGCTGCAGCTAAATGAAAACAAAATTTCTGGGCCTATACCAACAGAGATAGGTAACCTCAAGGGCCTCACCATGCTGTACATGGATTACAATCTTCTCACTGGTGATATACCACCGACAATTGGGAATTTGAACAGCCTGGTTGATCTAACCTTTGCGAAAAACAGACTTTCAGGCCACATCCCTGGTAATATTGGCAACCTTGTTGAGCTTAATTTTCTAAAATTGGATGGGAACAACTTGAGTGGAAGGATTCCTGGAAGTATAGGAAGGTGCACTCAGCTCCAAAAAATCAACCTTTCTTATAACTCACTAGATGGGAGTATACCGAGTAAATTATTCAACACTTATTTGCTTTATGAAGAATTTGACTTGTCGCACAATTACTTGTCCGGAGAAATGCCAGAGGAAGTTGGCAAACTCATTAATTTGAAGAAAATTAGTATCTCAAATAACAGGTTGTACGGCAGCATCCCATCCACTCTCGCACAGTGTTTGGTTCTGGAGTATCTTGAGATGCAAAACAACTTTTTTGTCGGAAGCATTCCACAATCGTTTGTGCACTTGGTTGGCATAAAACAGATGGATATTTCCAAGAACAATTTGTCTGGAAAAATCCCAGCGTTCCTGGCAAACTTGAGTTCTCTTCAGGATCTCAATTTATCCTTCAACAATTTCTATGGAGCAGTTCCGAGAGGTGGTATTTTTGACAATGCTGGTGCATTGTCAATTGAAGGAAATGATCAGTTGTGTGAAAGCATTCCAAAAAGAGGTATGCCTCTTTGTCCTTCAATGGTTAATAGGAAAAGGAAACACAAATCACTGCTTCTAGTCCTAGAGATCCTAATGCCAATTGTTGTTGTTATAATCATTTTGGCCTGCATTGCGAAAAATTATTGGAGAAAGAGAATGCATATAAATTCGCATTTGCGGCGGTCCGTTAGGTGCATAAAGAAAATATCATATGAAGATATCGTAAGTGCAACAGATAGTTTCTGTTCAGAACACCTGATTGGCTCGGGATCATTTGGAAAGGTTTATAAGGGAAGTCTGCAATTTCAGGAAGATCAAGTTGCCATCAAGATTTTAAACCTTGACATTTATGGAGCAGATAGGAGCTTCAATGCAGAGTGTGAAGCACTACGAAATGTACGCCATCGAAATGTTGTCAAAATCATCACTACATGCTCTTCAGTGGATTCTACCGGGGAAGATTTCAAGGCCATCGTGTTTCAATACATGCCCAATGGGAACCTAGAAATGTGGCTGCATCCAAAGGGCGGTGCAAGTGAAAATAATATTCTAACTTTAAACCAGAGAGTTAATATTTGCTTGGATGTAGCCTTTGCTTTGGATTATATTCATAACCAGTGTGCATCTCCACTAATACACTGTGACTTGAAGCCAAGCAATATTCTTTTAGATCGTGACATGACTGCGTATGTCAGCGACTTTGGCATATCAAGATCTCCAAATGCATATCAAGATGGTGCAACAAGTTTGGCTGGCCTAAAAGGATCCATCGGATACATCCCACCAG AGTATGGCATGAACGAGCAGGTATCAACCAAGGGAGATGTCTACAGTTTCGGAGTGCTTCTGTTACAAATGGTAACAGGGTGTAGTCCAACTGACGAGAAATTCAAGGATGGTACAACCCTTCATGAAATTGTTGGTAGAGCATTTTCAAAGAGTATTCACGAGGTTATTGATCCTGAGATCCTCCAAGATGACAGAAATGCAGCAGATGTGATGGAGCGATGTGTCATTCCACTGGTCAGGATAGCCCTCTCCTGCTCCATGGCATCACCCAAGGCGCGACCAGAAATGGGACAAGTTTGCAACGAGATCCTGAAAATCAAGTGTGAGGCCTCAAAGATGCTGGAAACATATTTCACTAGGATGGTATCTGCTAATACTAGTTGA
- the LOC139834223 gene encoding uncharacterized protein: MATFHGSTACPAAKHVWRTLAPQKVKFFLWLALQDRCWTAERLARRGLQHHPRCVLCDQQPETMHHLLLECPFAKQVWHEVLSWLRMTCRIPSAEDVSLCDWIAKVKPALPKPLRKGFASASLLIAWMLWKQNDCVFDRAQPSTRTLLANIREEASLWARAGALGLRAVLPASWDVH, from the coding sequence atggCCACGTTCCATGGGTCCACGGCGTGCCCTGCGGCCAAGCACGTCTGGCGCACCTTGGCGCCCCAGAAGGTCAAGTTCTTCCTCTGGCTGGCTCTCCAAGATCGCTGCTGGACCGCGGAAAGGCTTGCACGACGAGGGCTGCAGCACCACCCTAGATGTGTGCTCTGCGACCAGCAACCCGAGACCATGCACCATCTACTGCTGGAGTGCCCGTTTGCCAAGCAAGTTTGGCATGAGGTGCTCTCGTGGCTTAGGATGACATGTAGGATCCCTAGCGCCGAGGATGTTTCGCTCTGCGACTGGATCGCAAAGGTCAAGCCAGCGCTCCCAAAGCCGCTACGGAAAGGGTTCGCATCGGCTTCCTTGCTCATAGCATGGATGCTCTGGAAGCAAAACGACTGCGTGTTCGACAGGGCACAGCCATCGACGCGCACGCTGTTGGCCAACATCAGGGAAGAAGCTTCTCTCTGGGCAAGGGCCGGAGCTCTGGGGCTGAGGGCCGTCCTCCCAGCCAGCTGGGATGTGCACTAG